One Sulfuricurvum sp. DNA window includes the following coding sequences:
- a CDS encoding histidine ammonia-lyase has translation MTVTINDQFIPFENVANATSVLLDSGALFKERIAAAEALLLKEISGGNPIYGVTTGYGDSGKNYLVYEDARTLQVNLYRFHGCGVGEILSEKEIFNIVLVRLISISKGYSGVSMELLEALLKLLEHGILPAIPSKGSVGASGDLTPLSYIAATLAGEREVLYRGALRSSAEVLAECGLSPYTFKPKEALAIMNGTSVMTGILVVQLENFEKLLRGLESFSAGLFEAMEADTTALEPFVHQVKPFEGQIKCASNLRQKLEGATLVHDRLTRYQSFFDAEHHNIQDRYSIRCIPQILGVAWDNLAIAKKWVETEINSVSDNPLINCDEQIIYTGCNFYGGYMAHSADTLKICLANMADLLDKQFAVLVDDKFNRGLGENLKLSKEHYHHGFKAMQISLSSLSADVMMRMLPSSAFSRSTESMNQDKVSMGTTGALGLKGGIEEFASMLAIAMLGIAQAMDIRGLENFSPFAQSLYTKIRAVSAPLIEDRRLDGDIITLREMLLRGELV, from the coding sequence ATGACAGTAACGATAAACGACCAATTTATCCCTTTTGAGAATGTTGCCAATGCAACAAGCGTATTGCTCGATTCTGGAGCTTTGTTTAAAGAACGGATTGCAGCAGCAGAAGCACTATTGCTCAAAGAGATTAGCGGTGGGAACCCTATTTATGGTGTCACTACGGGATATGGCGATTCGGGTAAAAATTATCTCGTTTACGAAGATGCACGGACGTTACAGGTAAATCTATATCGCTTTCATGGGTGTGGTGTTGGAGAGATACTTTCCGAAAAAGAGATTTTTAATATCGTTTTAGTCCGTCTCATCAGTATCTCAAAAGGGTATTCTGGGGTGAGTATGGAGCTTCTCGAAGCACTACTCAAACTTCTCGAACATGGTATTTTACCTGCTATCCCTTCTAAAGGTTCTGTCGGTGCGAGCGGGGATTTAACGCCGTTGTCGTACATTGCGGCAACATTAGCGGGTGAGCGTGAAGTGCTTTATCGTGGCGCACTGCGCTCTTCTGCTGAGGTATTGGCGGAGTGTGGTTTGAGTCCATATACCTTTAAGCCTAAAGAGGCATTGGCGATTATGAACGGTACGTCGGTAATGACGGGGATCTTGGTCGTTCAGTTGGAAAATTTCGAAAAATTATTACGTGGTTTGGAGAGTTTTTCAGCGGGATTATTCGAAGCGATGGAAGCGGACACGACCGCATTAGAGCCGTTCGTTCACCAAGTAAAACCGTTTGAAGGTCAAATCAAATGTGCCTCAAACCTCCGTCAAAAATTGGAAGGGGCGACGTTGGTGCATGACCGTCTGACTCGCTACCAAAGCTTTTTTGATGCAGAGCATCACAATATCCAAGACCGTTACTCTATTCGTTGTATCCCTCAAATCCTGGGTGTGGCATGGGATAATCTTGCCATAGCGAAAAAATGGGTTGAGACGGAGATTAACTCGGTGAGCGATAACCCGCTTATCAACTGTGATGAGCAGATTATCTATACCGGATGTAATTTTTACGGCGGTTATATGGCACATTCTGCCGATACTCTCAAAATCTGTTTGGCAAATATGGCGGATTTGCTTGATAAACAGTTCGCGGTGTTGGTCGATGACAAATTTAACCGTGGTTTGGGTGAAAATCTCAAACTCTCGAAAGAACACTATCATCATGGATTTAAAGCAATGCAAATTTCACTCAGCTCACTCAGTGCCGATGTGATGATGCGCATGCTTCCAAGTAGCGCTTTTTCACGCTCCACCGAGTCGATGAACCAAGATAAAGTGAGTATGGGGACAACGGGTGCGTTAGGTCTTAAAGGGGGAATCGAAGAGTTCGCCTCGATGCTTGCCATTGCGATGCTCGGGATTGCTCAGGCAATGGATATTCGAGGATTGGAAAACTTCTCACCGTTTGCCCAATCACTCTATACTAAAATCCGTGCCGTCTCTGCTCCTCTCATCGAAGATCGTCGCTTGGATGGGGATATTATCACGTTACGTGAGATGCTACTTCGCGGAGAGTTGGTGTGA
- a CDS encoding SDR family NAD(P)-dependent oxidoreductase codes for MKKVLITGATGGIGEACARMFSANGYFVYIHYHSNQAKADALVSELGNAQAVGFDIASSTSVREALEGITVDVLVNNAGKTKDKLFFWLEDNDWDDILQTNLTGTYYVTKALLPAMQKQKSGAIINIASVAGTVGNIGQSNYAASKGGMIAMSKSLALEVARYKIRVNCVVPGFIHSEMTAGFNEKDFEKMIPMKRFGNADEVAEVVLFLADKASYITAETINISGGMVR; via the coding sequence GTGAAAAAAGTTCTCATAACGGGTGCGACGGGTGGAATCGGTGAAGCGTGCGCGCGGATGTTTTCCGCTAATGGCTATTTCGTTTATATCCACTATCATAGTAATCAAGCCAAGGCGGATGCGTTGGTTTCAGAACTTGGTAATGCCCAAGCGGTAGGATTTGATATTGCATCATCTACCAGCGTACGTGAAGCGCTAGAGGGGATTACGGTAGATGTCTTGGTCAATAATGCCGGAAAAACCAAAGATAAACTTTTCTTTTGGCTCGAAGATAACGATTGGGATGATATCCTTCAAACCAATCTGACTGGAACCTACTATGTGACTAAAGCGTTGCTCCCAGCGATGCAAAAACAAAAAAGCGGTGCGATTATCAATATCGCCTCCGTGGCGGGGACGGTAGGCAATATCGGGCAGAGTAACTATGCCGCTTCCAAAGGGGGGATGATAGCGATGTCAAAATCTCTCGCTCTCGAAGTGGCACGTTATAAAATCAGAGTGAACTGTGTCGTTCCCGGATTTATCCACTCGGAGATGACGGCAGGATTCAATGAAAAAGATTTTGAAAAAATGATCCCGATGAAGCGGTTTGGCAATGCGGATGAAGTCGCAGAAGTGGTTTTATTCCTCGCCGATAAAGCGAGCTACATAACGGCAGAGACGATCAATATTTCCGGTGGGATGGTGCGATAA
- a CDS encoding beta-ketoacyl synthase N-terminal-like domain-containing protein, whose translation MRRVVITGVGFYSPIGESMVELRQSFEEMKSGIRYMGEWEGANGLEARIAGVVPANDFSEIPRANRRTMDRVAMMCALSLKRAIAQSGLGEEVIQSPRTGLSFGSAMGGLETLFEYAEDVSHNDGFGRQNATAFLRFMSHTVAANLAVMFGIIGRNIPTCSACTASAQAIGAGYESIKYGMSDVMFVGGGEGLHYVEAGIFDSMGATAIGYNDNAEAASRPFDQSRSGLVVAEGSGALVLEEYEHAKARGAIILGEIVGYATGCDGNHITLPSQAGMEQVMRDALRDANMNPDEIGYINAHATATPKGDIFESMAVHNLFGSTTPISSIKGYTGHMFGGGGAFETIVTLMAINESFLPANKNLEEIDPDCAPLDYIQTHRHMQIGAAMNNNFAFGGINTSIILKKFQE comes from the coding sequence ATGAGACGTGTGGTGATTACGGGAGTCGGATTTTATTCCCCTATCGGTGAGTCGATGGTGGAGCTTCGTCAAAGTTTTGAAGAGATGAAGAGCGGAATACGCTACATGGGTGAATGGGAAGGGGCAAACGGTCTCGAAGCACGTATCGCTGGTGTTGTCCCTGCTAATGATTTTAGTGAGATTCCCCGTGCAAATCGTCGGACGATGGATCGGGTAGCGATGATGTGTGCTCTCTCTCTTAAACGGGCTATTGCACAGAGTGGGCTGGGAGAAGAGGTGATACAATCACCCCGTACCGGACTCTCGTTTGGTTCAGCGATGGGTGGTTTAGAAACACTCTTTGAATATGCCGAAGATGTCTCTCATAATGATGGATTTGGTCGTCAAAACGCAACTGCATTTTTGCGTTTTATGAGCCATACAGTTGCGGCAAATCTGGCAGTGATGTTTGGGATTATCGGTCGTAATATCCCCACGTGTTCCGCATGTACAGCTTCTGCTCAAGCGATCGGCGCAGGGTATGAATCGATCAAATACGGCATGTCGGATGTGATGTTCGTCGGCGGTGGTGAAGGTCTTCATTACGTCGAAGCGGGGATTTTTGACAGTATGGGGGCGACAGCAATCGGATATAACGATAATGCTGAGGCAGCATCGAGACCGTTTGATCAATCCCGCTCAGGACTAGTGGTCGCTGAGGGTTCAGGGGCATTGGTACTTGAAGAGTATGAACATGCCAAGGCTCGCGGTGCTATAATACTGGGTGAAATCGTCGGATACGCTACCGGATGCGATGGAAATCATATTACACTCCCTTCCCAAGCGGGAATGGAGCAGGTAATGCGCGATGCTTTGCGTGACGCCAACATGAATCCCGATGAGATTGGGTATATTAATGCTCATGCAACGGCAACTCCCAAAGGGGATATTTTTGAATCGATGGCGGTTCACAACCTTTTTGGAAGTACCACGCCGATCAGTAGTATCAAAGGGTACACGGGGCACATGTTTGGCGGAGGCGGTGCGTTTGAGACGATTGTGACGTTGATGGCGATTAATGAATCGTTTCTACCCGCCAATAAAAATTTAGAAGAGATTGATCCCGATTGTGCACCGCTGGATTATATTCAAACTCATCGTCACATGCAAATCGGTGCGGCAATGAATAACAATTTTGCGTTTGGAGGGATTAATACCTCTATCATACTTAAAAAATTTCAGGAGTAA
- a CDS encoding acyl carrier protein, translated as MSAVFEKVQEIIVEQFEKNPDEISADKRLVEDLELDSLDMFDLICALEKEYNFHFEREMGSSIETVGDIVAQLEAHKPN; from the coding sequence ATGAGTGCTGTATTTGAAAAAGTTCAAGAGATTATTGTAGAACAGTTTGAAAAAAATCCGGATGAGATCAGTGCCGATAAACGGTTGGTTGAAGATTTAGAGTTGGATAGCTTGGATATGTTTGATCTCATTTGTGCATTGGAAAAAGAGTACAACTTCCATTTCGAACGTGAAATGGGCTCATCCATTGAAACGGTTGGGGATATCGTTGCTCAACTAGAAGCACACAAACCTAACTAA
- a CDS encoding lysophospholipid acyltransferase family protein, translating into MFFSLLYVPIVVGIYLYFGVSTAGVVLSVLGVCFALLGWWKEHHLKAIITPSIAIFLGLSAYFSSDFLSLKLYPLLISLLFLSYFTVSVVMKRYIIIRWVEKFKKRPLTLTEREDVIISHWFWIAVLGLNSAIHLMLVMNANLTFWALYSFAGWYLLFGCAMILQLGFAHRRDLIQWGRNGWGYGLFAGVIVMGFTPAMVGYSVQLLTHHPKPHVIFQRVTATMFRLFFRFAPGTARVELFKSDAILRDTPYIYAASHESWLDYPLMGAYITDLYHLTNKKKAFVWIIRPIAILLGVIDGVGGNPLHQLLLKLRSKSNVLIFPEGSRSHDGEIHPFKNGAFSLSRESGVPIVPVIISGTKKLVQKGSMNWSSTKGVVITITMLEPMMIAEDETLEMFKERVWSAMSAIRG; encoded by the coding sequence ATGTTTTTTTCTCTCCTCTATGTCCCTATAGTTGTTGGTATTTATCTCTATTTCGGAGTGAGTACGGCAGGGGTAGTTTTGTCTGTACTTGGTGTTTGTTTTGCTCTTTTGGGATGGTGGAAAGAGCATCATCTTAAAGCGATCATTACCCCATCAATCGCTATTTTTTTAGGATTAAGTGCCTATTTTTCCTCCGATTTTCTCTCGTTAAAACTCTACCCTCTCCTCATTTCATTGCTATTTCTCTCATATTTCACTGTTTCGGTTGTGATGAAGCGGTATATTATCATCAGGTGGGTTGAGAAGTTTAAAAAACGTCCTCTAACTTTAACAGAGAGAGAGGATGTGATTATTTCCCATTGGTTTTGGATAGCAGTATTGGGGCTTAATAGTGCCATACATCTGATGTTGGTTATGAACGCGAATCTAACCTTTTGGGCACTCTATTCGTTTGCGGGATGGTATCTGTTATTTGGTTGTGCGATGATACTCCAACTGGGATTTGCCCATCGACGCGATTTAATTCAGTGGGGACGTAATGGTTGGGGATACGGACTTTTTGCAGGGGTAATCGTGATGGGATTTACGCCTGCGATGGTAGGATACAGTGTTCAACTCCTTACCCATCACCCAAAACCCCATGTGATCTTTCAGCGGGTTACCGCCACGATGTTTCGACTTTTTTTCCGCTTTGCCCCCGGTACGGCAAGGGTTGAACTTTTTAAAAGTGATGCTATTTTAAGAGATACCCCCTATATCTATGCCGCCTCCCATGAATCGTGGCTCGATTACCCTCTGATGGGGGCGTATATCACCGATTTGTATCATCTCACCAACAAAAAAAAAGCGTTTGTGTGGATTATCCGACCTATCGCGATACTACTAGGTGTTATCGATGGCGTAGGGGGAAATCCCCTCCATCAGCTACTCCTAAAACTACGATCCAAAAGTAATGTATTGATATTTCCTGAGGGGTCGCGTAGCCATGATGGAGAGATCCATCCGTTTAAAAACGGAGCATTTTCTCTCTCTCGCGAATCGGGGGTTCCCATCGTCCCAGTAATTATCTCAGGGACGAAAAAATTGGTTCAAAAAGGTTCGATGAACTGGAGCAGTACCAAAGGGGTAGTGATTACCATCACGATGCTAGAACCGATGATGATAGCCGAGGATGAAACGCTAGAGATGTTTAAAGAGCGTGTTTGGAGTGCGATGAGTGCGATAAGAGGGTAG
- a CDS encoding type II toxin-antitoxin system RelE/ParE family toxin has translation MQLERSEKFAEDLEKILLYIAKDSKPSAHRFVNELYETLYGIEPYLYKYRKSIYFDDETIRDCIFKGYVVPYKISDTKIVLLGMTKYRRGL, from the coding sequence ATGCAACTGGAGCGAAGCGAAAAATTCGCCGAGGATTTGGAAAAAATCCTCCTCTATATCGCCAAAGACTCTAAACCATCCGCTCACCGATTCGTTAACGAACTGTATGAAACGCTTTATGGCATTGAACCCTATCTTTACAAATACCGCAAATCCATCTATTTTGACGATGAAACAATCCGAGATTGTATTTTCAAGGGGTATGTAGTTCCTTATAAAATCTCCGATACCAAAATCGTTTTATTGGGGATGACAAAATACCGTAGAGGACTGTGA
- a CDS encoding phosphopantetheine-binding protein: MVEYATVKEQLIEALQLEDMSADEIDDNAALFGEGLGLDSVDAIELVIFLDNQYGIKIDNVGQSKEIFVSIKTLTDYINQNKK; the protein is encoded by the coding sequence ATGGTTGAATACGCAACAGTAAAAGAGCAATTAATAGAAGCTCTCCAATTAGAAGATATGAGTGCGGATGAGATCGATGATAATGCAGCATTGTTTGGCGAGGGTTTAGGGCTTGATTCTGTAGACGCAATCGAATTGGTTATCTTTTTGGATAACCAATATGGGATTAAAATTGACAATGTAGGTCAATCGAAAGAGATTTTTGTCTCCATTAAAACCTTGACCGACTATATTAACCAAAATAAAAAATAG
- a CDS encoding ABC transporter ATP-binding protein yields MIVARNLSKTFGVNKVLDNVTFEIQHGSITGLIGHNGAGKTTLMGILCALMRPDEGSVRVGGVDLFSDMEKARSLIGYVPQKTSLYPEMSGRENLHYFGTIIGLSGKALEQSIIDVSVATALEEHLDKRVVHYSGGMQKRLNLAIGLLGNPQILYLDEPTVGVDPETREIILATLSDLAHVQGCTILYTSHYFEEVERICERLIILEHGRVIADDSIANLQNESLERYLQRNGVR; encoded by the coding sequence GTGATTGTCGCGCGCAACCTCTCTAAAACATTTGGAGTAAACAAGGTTTTAGATAACGTTACTTTTGAGATTCAACACGGCTCAATTACAGGCTTGATCGGTCATAACGGAGCAGGAAAAACAACGTTAATGGGGATTTTATGCGCCCTTATGCGTCCCGATGAGGGGAGTGTGCGTGTCGGTGGTGTCGATCTCTTTAGTGATATGGAGAAAGCTCGTTCATTAATCGGGTATGTACCGCAGAAAACCTCTCTTTATCCGGAGATGAGCGGTCGTGAAAACTTGCACTATTTTGGAACGATTATCGGGTTGAGTGGTAAAGCATTAGAACAATCGATTATCGATGTCTCTGTGGCAACGGCACTCGAAGAGCATCTTGATAAACGGGTTGTCCATTACTCCGGTGGGATGCAAAAACGGCTTAATTTAGCAATCGGATTGTTGGGTAATCCACAAATTCTGTATCTCGATGAGCCGACGGTGGGGGTTGATCCAGAGACACGAGAGATTATTTTAGCAACACTCAGTGATTTAGCACACGTTCAAGGGTGCACTATTCTCTATACTTCCCATTACTTTGAAGAGGTTGAACGGATATGTGAACGGCTTATTATTCTCGAACACGGTCGTGTGATTGCCGATGACTCAATAGCAAATTTACAAAATGAATCGTTGGAGCGTTATCTTCAGCGTAACGGTGTACGATGA
- a CDS encoding ABC transporter permease — MRKIVAGILKEFWLLKRDVHALLVLFVMPAAFILIMSLAMRDAFSEHSAVHIKAIMVDEENSTASREMIAQFAHIEGFEWSVNPQSSELSHTMMERDVLISVVVKKGFEKTLLSNGDVAKCVTVLVDPKATPMVRMLFESAIAGSVAKISMINQMSALNPWMTSEEKGTALRDRQWFEEQFFQGEKRGSLQPTSVQQSVPAWLIFSMFFIIIPISHTFVNERRLGTLARLAVMNVSITSLLVSKFIPYFLINQIQFFLMLMVGIYLVPILGGDALIVGDVWGGLIVVSIVLSFATITYALAIASIVRTTDQAVSIGGLLNIIFAALGGIMIPLFVMPDFMQNLAIISPMSWALKAFLALFLHQVSIGELIFPLGGLMIFGTVCLSFATYRLHKELKEAQ; from the coding sequence ATGAGAAAAATAGTTGCGGGGATACTCAAAGAGTTTTGGCTGTTAAAACGGGATGTCCATGCACTGCTTGTCCTTTTTGTAATGCCGGCCGCTTTTATCCTCATTATGAGTTTGGCGATGCGGGATGCTTTTTCGGAACACTCTGCCGTACATATCAAAGCGATTATGGTGGATGAAGAAAACTCTACCGCTTCTCGTGAAATGATAGCGCAGTTTGCCCATATAGAAGGGTTCGAATGGAGCGTTAACCCCCAATCTTCTGAACTTTCCCATACCATGATGGAGCGCGATGTACTGATTTCGGTGGTTGTGAAAAAAGGGTTTGAAAAAACTCTTTTGAGCAATGGAGATGTCGCAAAATGTGTTACTGTTTTGGTTGATCCTAAAGCAACTCCTATGGTGCGGATGTTATTTGAATCGGCGATAGCGGGCAGTGTTGCAAAAATCAGCATGATAAACCAAATGAGTGCGCTGAATCCGTGGATGACCTCTGAAGAAAAAGGGACAGCTTTGCGAGATCGACAATGGTTCGAAGAGCAATTTTTTCAAGGGGAGAAAAGAGGCAGTCTCCAGCCAACCTCGGTACAGCAAAGTGTCCCTGCTTGGCTTATTTTTTCAATGTTTTTTATTATCATCCCTATCTCCCATACCTTTGTCAATGAACGACGGTTAGGGACATTAGCCCGTTTGGCGGTGATGAATGTCTCTATAACCTCTTTATTAGTCTCTAAATTTATCCCCTATTTTCTTATCAATCAAATACAGTTTTTCTTGATGCTGATGGTGGGAATTTATCTTGTCCCCATTCTCGGCGGAGATGCACTAATTGTTGGGGATGTCTGGGGAGGATTGATTGTTGTTTCTATCGTGCTCAGTTTTGCAACTATCACCTATGCTCTTGCAATCGCTTCGATAGTGCGAACAACCGATCAAGCCGTGAGTATCGGAGGGTTGTTAAATATTATCTTTGCCGCGCTTGGGGGGATCATGATTCCACTGTTTGTGATGCCCGATTTTATGCAGAATTTAGCAATTATTTCCCCAATGTCATGGGCGTTAAAAGCATTTTTAGCACTTTTTTTACATCAAGTATCCATAGGTGAGTTGATCTTTCCTTTAGGTGGCTTAATGATTTTTGGTACTGTTTGTCTCTCTTTCGCAACCTATCGTTTACATAAAGAGTTAAAGGAGGCACAATGA
- a CDS encoding phosphopantetheine-binding protein, which yields MRGSQDEDFKRSLKILIIEACEKEVSVDEVGDNDPMFGEGTALALDSLDALQISMEIQRVYGVVLADSKKLRRVFTSINALADHLQPE from the coding sequence ATGAGAGGATCGCAAGACGAGGATTTTAAACGCTCGCTTAAAATATTGATTATTGAGGCGTGTGAGAAAGAGGTGAGTGTTGATGAGGTGGGAGATAACGATCCTATGTTCGGTGAGGGGACGGCTTTAGCATTGGATTCACTCGATGCGTTGCAAATTTCGATGGAGATACAGAGGGTATATGGTGTAGTCTTAGCTGATAGTAAAAAGTTAAGACGAGTATTTACGTCGATTAATGCATTGGCAGATCATCTACAACCGGAATGA
- a CDS encoding beta-ketoacyl synthase N-terminal-like domain-containing protein encodes MSMGVYVRDAVVYCALGSSEEEILSSLHNPKKASLQSFRFGKEQRERPYGAMNEHKVVGYDEFFERLSRVLREVIEKSNLSEEELEECPLLIGSTSMNIPCSEALYQQTPQEMLPSIGYGRIGETLANACGIGGEVCLFISACTSSASALLYAERGIQSGRFKRAIVLGFEFYNEFTMSGFEALGLLDDAGSRSFDKERMGMMLGEGCSAIVLDSSVPNKLFEFSLLGGENRCDLFSPTSHNPNGEIVAQTIEDALLDAGIASTEVSLIKAHATGSNSNDMAEGKGLNRVFANMPPVLTLKPLVGHTLGGCGAIELAVLWFALKSGFIPKSFGFSTVDEEFGIIPTRTEVESSSGIVLMNHFGFGGNGAVLVARYGRGE; translated from the coding sequence ATGAGCATGGGGGTATATGTTCGTGATGCGGTAGTGTATTGTGCATTAGGGAGCAGTGAAGAGGAGATACTCTCTTCGTTACATAACCCTAAAAAAGCTTCACTACAATCATTTCGGTTTGGAAAAGAGCAACGAGAGCGACCCTATGGCGCGATGAATGAGCATAAAGTTGTAGGGTATGATGAGTTTTTTGAACGTTTAAGCAGAGTGCTTCGCGAGGTAATTGAAAAATCCAATCTAAGTGAAGAAGAGCTTGAAGAGTGTCCCTTATTGATCGGTTCGACCTCGATGAACATCCCTTGCTCTGAAGCCCTCTATCAACAAACTCCCCAAGAGATGCTCCCCTCGATCGGATACGGACGAATCGGTGAAACGTTAGCCAACGCGTGTGGTATCGGTGGAGAAGTGTGTTTATTTATTAGTGCGTGTACCTCTTCGGCAAGTGCTTTATTGTATGCCGAGCGAGGGATACAATCGGGGCGGTTTAAGCGTGCTATTGTCCTTGGATTTGAGTTTTACAACGAATTTACCATGTCGGGGTTTGAAGCACTTGGCTTACTGGATGATGCGGGAAGTAGATCATTCGACAAAGAACGGATGGGGATGATGCTCGGTGAGGGGTGTTCTGCGATTGTACTGGATTCATCAGTGCCGAATAAATTGTTTGAATTTTCACTTTTAGGGGGTGAAAATAGATGCGATCTTTTCTCCCCGACCTCTCATAACCCCAATGGAGAGATCGTTGCACAGACAATAGAAGATGCCCTTTTGGATGCGGGTATTGCATCCACAGAGGTGAGTTTAATCAAAGCACATGCAACGGGGAGTAATAGCAACGATATGGCGGAAGGGAAAGGGTTAAATAGAGTGTTTGCCAATATGCCACCTGTTTTAACGTTGAAGCCACTAGTCGGACACACTCTCGGAGGATGCGGTGCAATTGAGCTGGCGGTTTTGTGGTTTGCCCTTAAATCAGGATTTATCCCTAAAAGTTTCGGTTTTAGTACGGTTGATGAAGAGTTTGGGATTATCCCTACGCGCACTGAGGTAGAGTCATCCAGTGGAATCGTCTTAATGAACCATTTCGGTTTTGGGGGGAATGGAGCTGTATTGGTTGCCCGTTATGGGAGAGGTGAATGA
- a CDS encoding beta-ketoacyl synthase N-terminal-like domain-containing protein: MKKVYIESVTSLMCTSDHPSADLKKELEVLSTQKFRRINRYILLGLCGVFNLPEINHVDKSSALYIGTKNGCISETVSMLGQIYRDELLPMPFTFIGSSTNMASYHIANALGLHGGNYTLSHRYAPFECALDMAYWDMVEGKSNSAIVGCIDEAALPLEAFKEVVGMGDVAELYEGGYWLSLTTHANNPIAEVVESKRFKTFAQVEAYLPREVKIIHDDSYPDNQSRGYIGSNSGLMFVEALQEGVDEQIAYVTQLGQHQFLMLMVKSLSVNDYN; encoded by the coding sequence ATGAAAAAAGTCTATATTGAATCGGTTACATCCCTCATGTGTACTTCAGATCACCCCAGTGCTGATTTGAAAAAAGAGTTAGAGGTTTTAAGCACTCAAAAGTTTCGCCGTATTAACCGCTATATTCTTTTAGGTTTATGCGGTGTATTTAACCTTCCTGAAATCAACCATGTTGATAAGAGTAGCGCCCTTTATATCGGGACTAAAAATGGATGTATTAGTGAAACGGTATCGATGTTGGGGCAAATATACCGTGATGAACTGCTCCCTATGCCCTTTACCTTTATCGGTTCTTCAACAAATATGGCAAGTTATCATATTGCCAACGCATTAGGACTGCATGGTGGAAATTACACCCTTTCGCACCGTTATGCCCCTTTTGAATGTGCATTAGATATGGCGTATTGGGATATGGTAGAGGGTAAAAGTAACTCTGCTATTGTTGGGTGTATTGATGAAGCCGCTCTCCCTTTGGAAGCATTTAAAGAGGTAGTAGGGATGGGTGATGTGGCGGAGTTGTATGAGGGGGGATATTGGCTCTCTTTAACTACCCATGCTAATAACCCTATTGCAGAAGTAGTAGAATCAAAGCGGTTTAAAACTTTTGCACAAGTAGAAGCATATCTCCCGCGAGAGGTGAAAATTATTCACGATGATTCGTATCCTGATAACCAAAGCAGGGGATATATCGGTTCAAATAGTGGATTGATGTTCGTAGAAGCACTCCAAGAGGGGGTGGACGAACAAATTGCGTATGTGACGCAGCTTGGTCAACATCAATTTTTAATGTTAATGGTTAAAAGTTTAAGTGTAAATGACTATAATTAA